In the Muricauda sp. MAR_2010_75 genome, one interval contains:
- a CDS encoding aminotransferase class I/II-fold pyridoxal phosphate-dependent enzyme: MAKIKHHNFLNTVHEVFTDAKQAGVLHLYAGGKSFSGRTIEVGGRELYHFGTTGYLGLEQDSRLKKAAKEAIDSYGTQFPLSKSYISNPLYEELENSISEMYGYPIVITKNSTLGHLGVIPSAVDDDDVIILDHQVHWSVQNAAKMLKTRSVPIEMIRHNHLEMLEDKIKKYQHSKGRIWYMADGIYSMYGDYAPVKELMGLAKKYSQLHFYFDDVHGMSWVGRNGTGYVLDQLGELPENVLLFGTLSKTFGASGAVLACSNPQLYDKIKTFGGPLTFSAQLEPASVAAAMASAQIHLSPEIYVLQQELRERIDYFNDCLLITELPLIDRNESPVFYIGTGMPKTGYNFVNRLMGEGFFVNLGIFPAVPVKNTGVRITISRHNQKMEIQALVEAMEYHFPKALEDTQTDAQRVFHAFNMEPKPLNGPKVSSELTIEVFDTIDQIEKEEWNQRLGGQGVYDWEGLKFLEEVFQDNPEREHNWLFRYVVIKDADGIPVLMTFLTVSLWKDDMLAQAQISAAIEEERKIDPYHLSSMVLSLGCLFTEGDHLYWNASHALGKEARDTLLETMEKLEQQFGAKMTVLRDFGEHSPWNEPLYGQGFLRVQMPNSCYVVLNGVDSMEDYLQRLSSRNRRHFRKDVQPYLDRAKTLVLPKLSKSELEQVKSLFGEVQSRNLGLNTYSFPDSLFEKMNENHLWEFIVLFSLDEPEKIVGVMFCYTNLNQVYVPAFVGMDYDGLEEFAIYRQLLYRTIERAIGLGIPKIDFGLTAAFEKRKLGAKVEKKYAYLQTNDNFILELLGIMEGQY; the protein is encoded by the coding sequence ATGGCCAAGATCAAACACCACAATTTTTTGAACACTGTACATGAGGTATTCACTGATGCAAAACAAGCTGGGGTATTGCACCTTTATGCCGGCGGAAAGTCTTTTTCGGGAAGGACGATAGAAGTCGGGGGTAGGGAACTGTACCATTTTGGGACCACGGGTTATTTAGGGCTGGAACAGGATTCCAGATTGAAAAAGGCCGCCAAGGAGGCCATTGATAGCTATGGGACGCAATTTCCCTTATCCAAATCCTATATCTCCAATCCGTTATATGAGGAATTGGAAAACTCGATTTCCGAAATGTATGGCTATCCCATTGTCATTACCAAAAACAGTACCCTTGGGCACTTAGGTGTCATTCCAAGTGCCGTGGATGATGACGACGTAATCATTCTGGACCACCAGGTCCATTGGAGTGTACAGAATGCGGCCAAAATGCTAAAAACCCGGAGTGTTCCCATCGAAATGATCCGGCATAACCATTTGGAAATGTTGGAGGACAAGATTAAAAAGTACCAACATTCCAAAGGCAGGATTTGGTATATGGCCGATGGCATTTATTCCATGTACGGGGATTATGCCCCGGTTAAGGAACTGATGGGGTTGGCAAAGAAATATTCCCAATTGCATTTTTATTTCGATGATGTTCATGGCATGAGTTGGGTGGGAAGGAATGGTACCGGATATGTGTTGGACCAATTGGGGGAATTGCCCGAAAATGTATTGCTCTTCGGTACCCTGAGCAAGACTTTTGGGGCCAGTGGTGCAGTATTGGCCTGTTCCAACCCACAACTATATGATAAGATCAAGACCTTTGGTGGACCGTTGACCTTTTCTGCCCAATTGGAACCAGCCTCGGTAGCTGCTGCCATGGCCTCGGCACAAATCCATCTATCCCCGGAGATTTATGTGCTTCAACAAGAATTGAGGGAACGTATCGATTATTTCAATGATTGCCTTTTGATAACGGAACTTCCCTTGATCGATAGAAATGAATCACCGGTGTTCTATATCGGGACCGGTATGCCCAAGACCGGGTACAATTTTGTGAACCGTTTGATGGGGGAGGGCTTCTTTGTCAACCTCGGGATCTTTCCTGCTGTACCTGTAAAGAATACTGGTGTAAGGATTACGATTTCAAGGCATAACCAAAAAATGGAAATCCAAGCATTGGTGGAGGCCATGGAATATCATTTTCCAAAGGCATTGGAAGATACCCAGACCGATGCCCAAAGGGTATTCCACGCCTTTAATATGGAACCAAAGCCCCTAAATGGGCCGAAAGTATCTTCTGAGCTTACCATTGAAGTATTCGATACCATTGACCAAATTGAAAAGGAAGAATGGAACCAAAGATTAGGTGGGCAGGGGGTCTACGATTGGGAGGGGCTGAAGTTTTTGGAAGAGGTATTCCAGGATAACCCAGAGAGGGAACATAACTGGTTGTTCCGATATGTGGTCATCAAGGATGCTGATGGGATACCTGTATTGATGACCTTTCTGACCGTTTCCCTTTGGAAGGACGATATGCTGGCACAAGCACAAATTTCTGCTGCCATTGAGGAGGAAAGGAAAATCGATCCCTACCATTTGTCATCCATGGTCCTGTCCCTAGGTTGCCTGTTCACGGAAGGAGATCACCTGTATTGGAATGCATCACATGCATTGGGCAAGGAAGCGAGGGACACCCTATTGGAAACCATGGAAAAACTGGAGCAGCAGTTTGGGGCCAAAATGACAGTCCTTCGGGACTTTGGAGAACATTCACCATGGAACGAACCGCTTTACGGTCAGGGATTTTTAAGGGTGCAGATGCCCAACTCCTGTTACGTTGTCTTGAACGGGGTGGATTCCATGGAAGATTATTTGCAAAGATTGTCCTCCAGAAACAGAAGACATTTTCGAAAGGACGTCCAACCCTATCTCGATAGGGCAAAGACCCTAGTTCTTCCCAAGCTATCCAAATCTGAACTTGAACAGGTCAAATCCTTATTTGGGGAAGTACAGTCCCGGAATTTGGGGCTCAATACCTATTCATTTCCGGACTCCCTGTTTGAAAAGATGAACGAAAACCATTTGTGGGAGTTTATTGTCCTTTTTTCATTGGACGAACCTGAAAAGATAGTGGGCGTGATGTTCTGTTATACCAATTTGAACCAGGTCTATGTCCCTGCTTTTGTAGGTATGGATTATGATGGTCTGGAAGAATTTGCCATTTATCGCCAGTTGCTCTATCGGACCATTGAACGGGCCATTGGATTGGGCATTCCCAAAATCGATTTCGGGTTGACCGCAGCCTTTGAGAAACGGAAACTTGGTGCAAAGGTCGAGAAAAAATATGCCTATCTCCAGACCAATGACAATTTCATTTTGGAATTGCTCGGAATCATGGAAGGCCAGTATTAA
- a CDS encoding helix-turn-helix domain-containing protein, with protein sequence MPNSDDFRVKRIQKMLLEMAKGNFFYSIEPSDKNDNIASLVVMLNMVNEEIGAAFIHQGFANAHNTPQCVIQLSMILDGNGHIELLTNGTCSLLSYPPKDLFGKHISEFMTERSRERWNKKMSKHLKRERSETVLFLEFITNDGLLLAKDCQISVYQALDGSGQKTLLNSVFFSKGEPFETGLPKNKLKVTKGIKEHKVTLTPEDIQIIRDVHDMIINNLDKDLPTLQDLARQKGTNEYKLKYGFKQIYGTTIFRFLIRERLRMARTLIQHSTLTIKQIIQMTGFKSKTHFSRAFKDKYGLSPTDLRS encoded by the coding sequence ATGCCGAACAGCGATGACTTTAGGGTAAAACGGATACAAAAGATGCTCTTGGAAATGGCCAAGGGCAATTTCTTCTATTCCATTGAGCCTTCCGATAAAAATGACAATATTGCTTCTTTGGTGGTCATGTTGAACATGGTCAATGAGGAAATAGGGGCGGCCTTTATCCATCAGGGTTTTGCAAACGCACACAACACCCCACAATGTGTCATCCAACTATCCATGATCTTAGATGGGAATGGTCACATTGAATTGCTCACCAATGGCACCTGCTCCCTATTGTCCTATCCCCCTAAGGATCTTTTCGGAAAACATATCTCTGAATTCATGACGGAAAGGTCCCGTGAAAGATGGAACAAGAAGATGTCAAAACATTTGAAACGGGAGCGGTCTGAAACGGTATTGTTCCTGGAATTCATTACCAACGATGGTCTTTTGCTGGCCAAGGATTGCCAAATATCGGTGTACCAGGCCTTGGATGGGAGCGGTCAAAAAACCCTGTTGAACTCCGTATTCTTTTCCAAGGGGGAACCTTTTGAAACAGGGCTGCCCAAAAATAAACTCAAAGTGACCAAGGGCATCAAGGAGCATAAGGTCACATTGACGCCAGAGGATATCCAAATCATCAGGGACGTCCATGATATGATCATCAACAATCTGGACAAGGATCTTCCCACCTTGCAGGATCTTGCCCGTCAGAAGGGCACCAACGAGTACAAACTGAAATATGGCTTCAAACAGATCTATGGTACGACCATTTTTAGATTTCTGATCAGGGAACGTCTTCGAATGGCAAGGACCCTAATCCAGCACAGCACCCTGACGATAAAGCAAATCATCCAAATGACCGGCTTTAAGAGCAAGACCCATTTTTCAAGGGCATTCAAGGACAAATATGGACTATCCCCTACTGATTTAAGGTCATAA
- a CDS encoding MauE/DoxX family redox-associated membrane protein, whose protein sequence is MSHKGIYSKLITLFSLLLTLLFVYTAVSKLMHLDTFQLRVERMPYIASYATVISWAVPFVELVIAGLLWFARYRTLALYASLVLLGSFTIYISIVLKYSESIPCSCGGVISTLGWTDHILFNITFMFMALLGIICNNKQNIMQSHQNTVQ, encoded by the coding sequence ATGTCTCACAAAGGAATCTACTCCAAACTTATTACCCTGTTCAGCCTTTTGTTGACCCTACTGTTCGTTTATACTGCGGTCAGCAAATTGATGCATTTGGATACCTTTCAATTGAGGGTGGAGCGTATGCCCTACATTGCATCCTATGCCACAGTGATCTCATGGGCCGTGCCCTTTGTGGAGCTGGTGATCGCAGGCCTATTGTGGTTCGCAAGATACCGCACACTTGCCCTGTATGCCAGCTTGGTCTTATTGGGTTCATTCACCATCTATATCAGTATAGTTCTAAAATACAGTGAGTCCATCCCTTGCTCCTGTGGCGGGGTCATTTCAACCTTGGGGTGGACGGACCATATTTTGTTCAATATCACTTTTATGTTCATGGCCTTGTTGGGAATCATTTGTAACAACAAACAGAATATCATGCAATCGCATCAAAATACTGTGCAGTAG
- a CDS encoding DUF6520 family protein gives MKSNFLKLVLPAFAILLAVGLAFATEDRAVFQDGHYYDTAEQEWRSIPAEGCGETGNTLCKHLGYQLYSMPSFGSTPLRKNVP, from the coding sequence ATGAAATCTAATTTTTTAAAACTTGTTTTACCGGCCTTCGCCATCCTTTTGGCGGTCGGCCTGGCATTTGCAACTGAGGATAGGGCTGTCTTTCAAGATGGTCACTATTATGACACCGCTGAGCAGGAATGGCGATCCATTCCCGCCGAAGGCTGTGGTGAAACCGGGAATACCCTTTGTAAACATCTTGGTTATCAATTGTATTCCATGCCAAGCTTTGGCAGCACGCCTTTGCGCAAAAATGTGCCATAA
- a CDS encoding zinc-dependent metalloprotease → MMAIDVTCKDRLGVPQLRKRNYPYMIMRMVQLIVWIFVSTLPSMALVKHCDTVQVSGIRNAGPKMNHPFLTTSVVDGELFLDVPKEVLGRRLLFVRYDQGSHRRFLQVIWSLQGDRMLLKVPSVRSTTGITLPVAPNLTITDNILAIFPLKKDKGEPGSYRVNITSLVLQQRIEWEPGFAEELVPEITMLMGAKDLDDEVIIKTRRGLVKGGFKVSVPIFFGFTVLPDPMKARRFDYRMGFYNEESSGMHLQLRNGLANISRWRLEKRFQDQEVSVPINPINFLLSPDIPKKWRPYIKAGIEEWLPAFESAGFKDALVVKELDTLDEWTAHSIHSNIVYWSGINDIRGSEYGDYGGTAAKIVDLRTGEILRGDIFISASERTVMERYFVRSVPLDQRARQFPFPDELVGSLFQVIVAHEAGHVFGLKDANYGEFSYPWEKMKDSVWLRNMGHTPSIMNYARSSNLPQPEDSVPPDLLVQRVGPTDRYNIQWAYTEFPKDISGKGESMALEKMIRWQDSVPWYRFNNAIFESIGPATSSEVVETNDPVRSTGLALKNLERVISLLPKVTLDQKDNARLGRLHEKTLELWYNHMVHVSTLIGGYDIQYKPLGQQGQMYTPIPWEKQSEAMEFLLANAFDPPKWLTQPSFYSKTMYSTFPDYILGYQQRLLSELVMAPRLRRLEFMESSSASENMVQNYLDQLQSGLFRELQYNHAPVESQRQTIQILYIDLLVRFVQQKGHGPNSEERFFFHSDYVVAQFRMQLKGLKKTIQNGMKRNWDDVSMAHWERCLEKIYGM, encoded by the coding sequence ATGATGGCTATTGATGTTACCTGCAAAGATCGTTTGGGTGTTCCGCAGCTGCGAAAACGAAACTATCCCTATATGATCATGAGGATGGTACAACTTATTGTTTGGATTTTTGTTTCAACACTCCCAAGTATGGCTTTGGTAAAGCATTGCGATACAGTTCAGGTATCTGGGATTCGGAACGCAGGACCAAAAATGAACCATCCTTTTCTGACCACTTCAGTGGTTGACGGCGAACTTTTTCTGGATGTGCCAAAAGAAGTCTTGGGTAGACGACTTCTTTTCGTCCGGTACGATCAAGGAAGCCATCGGAGGTTTTTACAGGTTATCTGGTCCTTGCAAGGGGATCGGATGTTGTTGAAGGTTCCGAGTGTCCGCTCAACAACAGGTATTACCTTGCCCGTCGCACCAAATCTCACCATTACGGATAATATCCTGGCCATTTTTCCTTTGAAAAAGGACAAGGGAGAACCAGGGTCGTATAGGGTAAACATCACATCCTTGGTGTTGCAGCAAAGAATAGAATGGGAACCTGGATTTGCCGAGGAACTGGTGCCGGAGATTACCATGCTGATGGGGGCAAAGGATTTGGACGACGAAGTGATCATCAAGACCCGTAGGGGACTGGTCAAGGGAGGTTTCAAAGTATCGGTGCCCATATTCTTCGGATTTACCGTTTTACCTGACCCGATGAAGGCCAGAAGGTTCGACTATCGGATGGGGTTTTACAATGAGGAGTCCTCGGGCATGCATCTCCAATTAAGAAATGGATTGGCCAATATTTCCAGATGGCGTTTGGAGAAAAGGTTTCAAGACCAAGAGGTCAGTGTGCCCATCAATCCAATTAACTTTTTATTGTCACCTGACATTCCCAAAAAATGGAGGCCCTATATCAAGGCGGGTATTGAAGAATGGTTGCCTGCTTTTGAGTCGGCAGGATTCAAGGATGCATTGGTGGTCAAGGAATTGGATACTTTGGATGAATGGACGGCACATAGCATCCATTCCAATATCGTGTACTGGTCCGGGATCAATGATATAAGGGGTTCGGAATACGGGGACTATGGGGGTACGGCTGCCAAAATCGTCGATCTCAGGACAGGTGAGATTTTGCGGGGGGATATCTTTATAAGTGCCTCGGAACGGACCGTAATGGAACGCTATTTTGTCCGTTCAGTGCCTTTGGATCAAAGGGCCCGACAATTCCCATTTCCCGATGAACTTGTCGGCTCCCTCTTCCAAGTGATAGTGGCACATGAGGCGGGCCATGTTTTCGGACTCAAGGATGCCAATTATGGAGAGTTCAGTTATCCATGGGAGAAAATGAAAGATAGTGTGTGGTTACGGAATATGGGTCACACACCAAGCATTATGAACTATGCCAGATCTTCGAACCTTCCCCAACCAGAGGACAGTGTTCCACCTGACCTTTTGGTCCAAAGGGTAGGTCCGACGGATAGGTACAATATCCAATGGGCCTATACGGAGTTTCCCAAGGACATTTCAGGGAAAGGGGAAAGTATGGCCTTGGAGAAAATGATACGGTGGCAGGATTCCGTTCCTTGGTACCGGTTCAACAATGCCATTTTTGAATCCATTGGCCCCGCGACTTCCAGTGAGGTGGTCGAAACCAATGATCCCGTTCGTAGTACCGGATTGGCCTTGAAAAACTTGGAAAGGGTGATCTCCCTATTGCCCAAAGTAACCCTAGATCAGAAAGACAATGCACGATTGGGTCGTTTGCATGAAAAAACGTTGGAACTATGGTACAACCATATGGTCCATGTTTCGACACTGATCGGGGGATATGATATCCAGTATAAACCCTTGGGTCAACAAGGGCAAATGTACACGCCGATACCTTGGGAAAAACAATCAGAAGCAATGGAGTTTCTACTTGCCAATGCTTTTGATCCACCTAAATGGTTGACCCAACCAAGCTTTTATTCAAAGACAATGTACTCTACTTTTCCTGATTATATCTTGGGCTATCAACAAAGGCTCTTGTCTGAATTGGTCATGGCTCCCCGATTGAGGCGTTTAGAATTCATGGAAAGCAGTTCTGCTTCTGAAAATATGGTCCAAAATTACTTGGACCAACTACAATCCGGCCTGTTCAGGGAACTGCAATATAACCATGCCCCTGTAGAAAGTCAAAGGCAAACGATACAGATATTATATATTGACCTTTTGGTCAGATTTGTGCAACAGAAGGGACATGGGCCAAATTCCGAGGAGCGTTTTTTTTTCCATTCTGATTATGTAGTGGCTCAGTTTAGGATGCAATTGAAAGGGTTGAAAAAGACTATCCAAAATGGAATGAAAAGAAATTGGGATGATGTCAGTATGGCCCATTGGGAAAGATGTCTGGAAAAAATATATGGGATGTAG
- a CDS encoding RagB/SusD family nutrient uptake outer membrane protein: MKRLNDTAFENIGQGISAIGAPFGTPWTFLLILVMNMMGCADFVEVDPPRNTLVWETVFDDPSTVESALANLYFGMREQGMVSGTTGVTPVLGIYADELDYYGFGADLIQFYQGEVAAANGIIANWWRHTYHLIYSANDIINGVDASNGLTKDEKNEFKGQALFIRAYLHSQLVLAFGDVPYITSTDYLENGRVSRIPTTEVYAYIIRDLSEALDALESVDFVSSERVVPDGDVVKALLARMYLHEENWEMAASLATELIDSYSLENDLDRVFLKDSQETIWQLKADTEFPLNTREGEQLIIRSIPGQSYALTADFLMAFEADDLRRDHWMGSMSDVDNTITLYFAHKYKADINEMESLEYSILMRLAEQVLIRAEARAHMGDMVGSRADLNAIRNRAGLPDVNISTTDDLLDAIVLERRRELFTEQGLRWFDLGRTGLTEEVMGALKPNWQSTDVLLPLPESELEANPNLLPQNDGY; this comes from the coding sequence ATGAAACGTTTGAACGATACAGCATTTGAGAATATAGGCCAGGGAATATCCGCGATTGGAGCGCCATTTGGAACTCCATGGACGTTCCTATTGATCTTGGTTATGAACATGATGGGTTGTGCCGATTTTGTAGAAGTAGATCCACCAAGGAACACCTTGGTATGGGAGACCGTGTTCGATGACCCGTCCACAGTGGAATCCGCCCTTGCCAATCTTTATTTTGGGATGCGGGAACAGGGAATGGTTTCGGGAACCACAGGGGTGACCCCAGTACTGGGCATATACGCTGATGAATTGGACTACTATGGTTTTGGAGCCGATTTGATCCAATTCTACCAGGGTGAAGTAGCTGCGGCCAATGGTATTATTGCCAATTGGTGGCGCCATACTTACCACTTGATCTATAGTGCTAATGATATAATCAATGGGGTGGATGCATCCAATGGACTGACCAAGGATGAAAAGAATGAATTCAAGGGGCAAGCTTTGTTCATCCGTGCCTACTTGCATAGTCAATTGGTACTTGCCTTTGGGGATGTGCCGTATATCACTTCCACGGACTATCTGGAAAACGGTAGGGTGTCCCGAATCCCAACAACCGAGGTCTATGCTTATATCATTCGGGATCTCTCCGAAGCACTGGATGCCTTGGAAAGTGTTGATTTTGTGTCAAGTGAAAGGGTAGTCCCGGATGGGGATGTGGTCAAGGCTTTGTTGGCTCGGATGTACCTCCATGAAGAAAATTGGGAAATGGCGGCATCCTTGGCCACGGAACTTATCGATTCCTATTCCTTGGAAAATGATCTTGACCGAGTGTTCCTTAAGGATTCCCAAGAAACCATATGGCAACTCAAGGCCGATACCGAATTCCCGTTGAACACAAGGGAAGGGGAGCAGTTGATCATTCGGTCCATTCCCGGACAGTCCTATGCCTTGACAGCGGATTTTTTGATGGCCTTTGAAGCGGATGATTTGAGAAGGGACCATTGGATGGGTAGTATGTCAGATGTGGACAACACCATTACCCTTTACTTTGCACACAAGTACAAAGCCGATATCAATGAGATGGAATCCCTAGAATATTCCATACTTATGCGATTGGCGGAGCAGGTATTGATCAGGGCAGAGGCCCGGGCACATATGGGGGATATGGTCGGGTCGCGAGCGGACCTCAATGCAATACGGAACCGGGCCGGTTTACCCGATGTGAATATCAGTACAACTGACGATTTACTGGATGCCATTGTCCTAGAACGAAGACGGGAACTGTTCACTGAACAGGGTTTGCGTTGGTTTGATCTTGGACGGACCGGGTTGACCGAAGAAGTTATGGGTGCCCTCAAACCCAATTGGCAGTCAACGGATGTGCTGCTGCCCCTTCCCGAGTCTGAGCTGGAGGCCAATCCCAATTTATTGCCGCAGAATGATGGCTATTGA
- a CDS encoding SusC/RagA family TonB-linked outer membrane protein, translating to MKKSISRMYRVSLFMPLYVFLMPFFTNTMQAGKVLEPTQATVSGTVTDTSGNPLAGVNLVVESKNIGTISDLDGSFSINAGPTDVLIFSMVGYKTLSVAIGDREELIVSLEEDVTVLGEVVLNAGYYKVSEKERTGNIATIKAEVIDKQPVGNPLAAMQGHMSGVNIVQDTGVPGGGFSIEVRGRNFINGASDPLFIVDGVPFSSQSMGSARLSTAIVGGNISPLNAINPNDIESIEVLKDADATAIYGSRGANGVVLITTKKGRAGKTRFDARLSTSLGQVSHFMDLMKTKEYLELRREGIINDGVDNLLGNPGLDFFWPDVTLWDQNRYTDWQKVLIGGTAYRNNAQLSFSGGSEQTQFLISGAYQKETTVFPGDFRYKRANLNTSLNHRSEDGKFGVSLSTSYAKEDNYLPSTDFSTMAYTLEPNAPALYDAEGNINWEGNTWENPMAALEEKYMVVSNTLITNAVVSYKILDNLEVKSSMGFTNYRLDAQRAMPSSSRNPQYGLTPQNYSYLMTNVSKRESWIVEPQLNWMKQWDQFSLDVLLGTTFQQETTEQLALRGRGFPNNELILNMAAADNLDILSNTDNVYNYNAVFGRINLKFLDRYFINLTGRRDGSSRFGPGKQFGNFGAVGLAWLFSEEGLWCENSVLSYGKLRSSYGTTGSDNVGDYRFLDTYSVTGDHYDGVTVIEPTGLFNPLFGWEENRKLEAALELGFFKDRILLNASWYRNRSSNQLVGIPLAATTGFSELTGNFDAIVENTGIELDIRTVNVQSRKFNWSTTLNLTLPKNRLVEFDGLENSTFANRYIIGEPLTILKLYHSLGVDPETGMYGFEDFNGDGIISRLEDREWVEDLAPKFYGGLGNTLSMGNFTLDVFFQFKKQKALNNLLFGTVPGLKGNAPKEMYDRWQQPGDLVPFSRAYSGLVPIGDLDQYQQQSNAAVSDASFIRLRNISLNYKIPDIKEGLDINVYLQGQNLWTITGYKGPDPEQPTNTRLPALRQMTLGLQLSF from the coding sequence ATGAAAAAATCAATATCACGCATGTACAGGGTTTCCCTGTTCATGCCACTATATGTCTTTTTAATGCCCTTTTTTACAAACACAATGCAGGCGGGCAAAGTCTTGGAACCAACACAGGCCACTGTTTCCGGCACCGTGACCGATACTTCAGGGAATCCCTTGGCCGGGGTGAACCTTGTGGTGGAATCCAAGAATATTGGAACTATTTCAGATTTAGATGGTTCCTTTTCTATCAATGCGGGTCCTACCGATGTGCTTATCTTTTCCATGGTGGGCTACAAAACCCTTTCAGTGGCCATTGGGGATAGGGAAGAGCTTATTGTTTCCTTGGAGGAGGATGTTACCGTATTGGGTGAAGTGGTGCTCAATGCAGGGTACTATAAAGTTTCCGAAAAGGAACGCACCGGAAATATTGCCACCATTAAGGCAGAGGTCATCGATAAACAGCCCGTGGGCAATCCCTTGGCCGCCATGCAGGGACACATGTCAGGAGTCAATATTGTTCAGGATACAGGGGTGCCCGGAGGTGGGTTCTCCATTGAGGTCCGGGGCAGGAATTTCATCAACGGGGCATCCGATCCGTTGTTCATTGTGGATGGTGTACCCTTTAGTTCCCAATCGATGGGGTCGGCCCGTCTGTCAACCGCGATCGTTGGCGGAAACATTAGTCCCCTCAATGCCATCAATCCCAATGATATTGAGAGCATAGAGGTGCTGAAAGATGCTGATGCAACGGCCATCTATGGGTCCCGTGGCGCCAATGGTGTGGTGCTCATTACCACCAAGAAGGGCAGGGCGGGCAAGACCCGCTTCGATGCCCGGTTGAGTACTTCCCTTGGACAGGTATCCCATTTTATGGACTTGATGAAAACAAAGGAATACTTGGAATTGCGCAGGGAGGGGATCATCAATGATGGGGTTGATAACCTTTTGGGCAATCCAGGGTTGGATTTCTTTTGGCCTGATGTGACCCTTTGGGACCAAAATCGATATACCGATTGGCAAAAGGTACTTATCGGGGGCACGGCATACCGAAACAATGCGCAACTCTCTTTCTCCGGTGGCAGTGAACAAACCCAATTTTTGATCAGTGGAGCCTATCAAAAGGAGACCACGGTCTTTCCAGGGGATTTTAGATACAAAAGGGCAAATTTGAATACCTCCCTGAACCATCGTTCCGAGGATGGCAAGTTTGGGGTCAGCCTTTCGACCTCTTACGCCAAAGAGGATAATTATTTGCCCAGCACGGATTTTAGTACCATGGCATATACCTTGGAACCCAATGCCCCTGCACTCTATGATGCAGAAGGGAATATCAACTGGGAAGGCAATACATGGGAAAACCCTATGGCTGCATTGGAGGAAAAATATATGGTCGTTTCCAATACCCTCATCACCAATGCAGTGGTCTCCTATAAGATCTTGGACAATCTTGAAGTGAAGTCCAGCATGGGCTTTACCAACTATCGATTGGATGCCCAAAGGGCCATGCCCTCCTCGTCAAGAAACCCACAATATGGACTGACACCCCAAAATTACTCCTACCTGATGACCAATGTGTCCAAAAGGGAATCATGGATTGTGGAACCCCAATTGAATTGGATGAAACAATGGGACCAATTTTCGTTGGACGTCCTTTTGGGTACCACCTTTCAGCAGGAGACCACGGAACAGCTCGCTCTGCGGGGTCGGGGCTTCCCCAACAATGAACTGATCCTTAACATGGCCGCTGCGGACAATCTGGATATCCTTTCCAATACAGACAATGTATATAACTATAATGCTGTGTTTGGGCGTATCAACCTTAAATTCTTGGATAGGTATTTCATTAACCTGACCGGACGAAGGGATGGATCTTCCCGATTTGGACCGGGCAAACAGTTTGGAAACTTTGGTGCGGTCGGATTGGCCTGGCTTTTCTCCGAGGAGGGTCTTTGGTGTGAAAATTCTGTTCTGAGCTATGGAAAGTTAAGGTCGAGTTATGGCACTACGGGAAGTGATAATGTCGGTGATTATCGATTCTTGGATACCTATTCCGTTACCGGGGACCATTATGATGGGGTAACGGTCATTGAACCTACGGGACTGTTCAATCCCTTGTTCGGTTGGGAGGAGAACAGGAAATTGGAGGCTGCCCTGGAATTGGGTTTCTTCAAGGACCGAATATTGCTCAATGCATCATGGTACCGTAACCGATCATCCAATCAGTTGGTCGGGATTCCATTGGCGGCCACTACGGGATTTTCGGAACTGACGGGAAATTTTGATGCCATAGTTGAGAATACCGGGATTGAATTGGACATACGGACTGTAAATGTCCAATCGCGGAAATTCAATTGGTCCACCACCCTGAACCTGACCCTTCCGAAAAATAGGTTGGTGGAATTTGATGGACTTGAAAACTCAACCTTTGCCAATAGGTATATCATAGGGGAGCCCCTGACCATACTGAAACTGTACCATTCCCTAGGGGTGGACCCTGAAACTGGGATGTATGGTTTCGAAGACTTTAATGGGGATGGGATCATCAGCAGGCTGGAGGACCGGGAATGGGTCGAGGACTTGGCCCCCAAGTTTTATGGGGGGTTGGGAAATACCTTAAGCATGGGGAACTTTACCTTGGATGTCTTCTTTCAGTTCAAAAAGCAAAAGGCGTTGAATAATCTACTGTTTGGGACCGTCCCGGGCCTAAAGGGTAATGCCCCCAAGGAAATGTACGATCGTTGGCAGCAGCCTGGAGACCTGGTGCCCTTTTCTAGGGCCTATAGTGGCTTGGTGCCTATCGGGGATCTGGACCAGTACCAACAGCAAAGCAATGCTGCAGTTTCGGATGCTTCATTCATCCGTTTGAGGAATATTTCATTGAATTACAAGATTCCCGACATAAAGGAGGGGCTTGACATCAACGTATACCTCCAAGGCCAGAATCTCTGGACCATTACGGGGTATAAGGGACCGGATCCCGAACAGCCGACCAATACACGTTTGCCCGCCTTACGCCAGATGACCCTTGGACTCCAACTTAGTTTTTAA